From the Triticum urartu cultivar G1812 chromosome 4, Tu2.1, whole genome shotgun sequence genome, the window TATTTGTGCATGGCGTAGCAACATACCAGCCTTACCATCTCAGCGAAAAATCAATATTATGCAATATTTCAGGAGACCTGCTGAAGTCGGAGGAACGAAAATAGATTATATTCCACAGTTGGAGAGGTTATTGGTGCAAATTTACACATGAATTACATTCTTAAAGACCTCTTTGCCTTCAAGCATCCTACAGCAGCCAGGGCTTGTCCAAATGGACCTGATCATCAAGAGAGAACAAAACAAGGACACGACATCAAATAAGACAAAAGGTCTGCATGCTCAATAATAGAGGAAAATTTCAGTATCAACATTTGGTAGCTCCATATAACACCCACACCATCTGTTAACAGTGTAATATATCCACAGAATTTGCCATCTCCGGTCAAAAGAATACCAAGCAGAGACAAATAGGCTTGTTCAGGTTTTCACTGTTGGCCTATACCATATGAAGATTACCTTTGTTTCCGCTTATCTGAAACAAGCAAAATCTGACGACTTCTCCAATGTTGTTACCGTGGCAAGGTGTTCTCCCATATATTTCAACCAAGCTGATATATATCCACACACACAATTATTATCTTCATGAAGCAGGATGCTGTTTAAAGCAATACCAAGAAGACACCACACTAATAGGATGGTTCAGATGTTAGCTCTTGCCAACAGCATGGGAAGCACCTTCATTTACGACCAACATTATCAGAGGAAAATTTTGAAACCCAAAAGTTTATAACTAGGTGTCGAGGCAAAATCCCAGTATACAAAAGTACAAAGAGCAAAATACATATCAGTGTTGCTCAGTTGCAGCTGAGCTAATCATGTCTGCACACTCGGAATCATCCTTGACTTTAACATCACTGAAACGGAAGGTTGTCGCCAAGCTCTGCACGAGCTGACCATGGATCACCTCGTCAGGAGGGAGTTCCACCGCGGCCTCCCGCCGCAGCGATGTGACCTCCTTGTCAGCAATGCCGCAGGGCACGATGTGCTTGAAGTAGCCCAAATCAGGGTCGATGTTGAAGGCCAGGCCATGGCAGGTAAACCCTGACGAGATCCTGACCCCGATGGCCCCAATCTTCCTGTCCCCGACCCACACGCCGGTCTCGCAGGCGCCCCCCGGCCGCGCCTTGACGCCGTACAGAGAGGCAACCTCGATCATGGCGGATTCGAGCCCCTCGACATACCTCCGCGCGCCTAGCCCAATGTCCCGGAGCGAGAGGATGGGGTAGAGCACGGCCTGGCGCGGGCCGTGGAAGGTGACGTCGCCGCCCCGCTCCGTGCGGTAGAGCTCGGCGCCGAGGCCCGCGAGGCTTGACTCCGGCACGAGCAGGTTGTGGTCGGTGCGCCGCTTGCCGAGGGTGTAGGTAGGCGGATGCTGCAGCGAGAGCACGAGGTCCGGGACCCGGCCGGCTCTCCGGTCGGCGACGAGCCTCTCCTGGAGCCTGAGGGCGTCGCCGTACTTGACCACTCCGAGCTTCCACGCCTCGAGAACCCTCCTCGCGGCACCACCACCCATCTCCGCCGTTGGTGGGTGAGACCCGGTGGCTCCCTCCCCGCTTTGTTGCCCAGTCAGAAGACGACGAAGTACATGGGCTCTCAGGGCCCGGCCCACGGCCTAAATGAAGAGAGAAGGAAAAATAAGGAGAAACCTAGACGCCCCCACTCGAGCAGTTCGTTCGCCGCATCTCCGGTGCGCCGTCTGCCTGCGCTCTCGCTGACCCTTCGTGCCCAACCAATGTCGGCTACGGCGTTTATGGAGCTGGCGCTCGACCAGGTATGGCTCAAATCGTGCTTGCCGTACGAGTAGAACATGCGTGCCAGTATTTCTGAACTGTGGCTGCGTTGTCCTCGACGCCGGAGCGGCGAGCCCTGCGGCTAGTCTAGCGCGGCGGCGTTGTCGAGTTCCTGCTGTGGTGGGCATGTGGCGTCGGGCTTGATCGTTCCCATATGTGTGACTGACGGATTGCCAGGGATTCAAGTGTTTTTTCTTCTCCCTATAGGAGCCTGATTGACTGAAATTATTTCCTCAACTCTCTGAAACTACTTTTGTAGATTAGCTTCATCCTCAGATCATCCTGAACATGCTTAATTTAGATGGTTCAACAACCAGTACGTGTGATTGAGTGTAATCCGGGTTAATCGAACCCGGTATAGGCCAATGAGTGTAGCAGCAAAATGTTAAGGCCTTAAGAAAACTACCGAGCAGAGTTACTGGCATTATCTCAGGCTAGTTAGCTGCAGGGAGAAGAAAAACCATTTCATGTGGTGGCTCCGAATCTGGCGCTGGACCTTGGAAGGCGTGCCTGGTGCGGCCGTGGCTTCTCCCTTGCCCAGGTGCATGGGAAGGCCTTGGCATGCGGGTGCTCTGCCAGTGAGGCCGAGGCAGTGGATGCCGGGGTACCATCCCTGAAAAGCGACGCAGTGGCGCCCTAGAGGGGTGAGGTTTTGGCTTTGTGCTATGTGGGTGGCGGCGTTGTTGGCTCAGTTGGTAGTCGGGATGGGTTTGGATTCCCGCCTCTTGGCAGGTTGTCTTTCGTGCTTCTTTGAAACCTTCCAGGAATCTTGCGACCTTCATTTGTGTGGTTCATGCCAAATCTGGTCTGCTTGATCAGGGTGTAGTGTGTCTACAGCATGACAGTGACATCTTTTGACAGAGTTGTATCTTCTACCTGTCATCAATTGTTCTTAGGTTTGTGGGTGTTTTGGGTTCATTGTGTTGTCTATGAGCGCGGAGCTCCGGGCCTAGTTTAGCTAGGCGAGTCGATCCAATTTTATCGGTTTCCAACAGGTTTCCATCATAAACTGGTCGGTTTTTTCCTACTTAATTAATGAAGGCAGAGCTCCTGCTGTTTTTTTTTGTAGGCCAAGTTTGCGCTGGACAACCTTGAGGTTCCTGTAGGGTATGCTCTGGTTTCCCTTGAATATAGTTCACAGTTCACTCGGTGGAAGGTAAATTTGTAGTTCCTAATGTGCTAATTGTATTGTTCCATCCCCGTCAAGATAGATGTGTGATTGTGGAGGACGGGAAGGTTATTGCCTCTGGTAGCAACAGGACCAATGCCACCCGGAATGTATGCTATTCTCCCGTGTGCTGGATGTTTGTGCTTTGAGACATTTTTGTGTTTTTTCCTCTGAAATAAATTACTTCAATTGTAAGGCTACAAGACATGCTGAGATGGAAGCAATCGATGTCCTTCTCCAGGAGTGGCAGAGTATTGGCCTTGACCAGACACTGGTCGCGGATAAGTTTGCAGGATGTGACCTCTATGTCACGTGCGAGCCATGCATAATGTGTGCATCAGCATTGTCGATACTAGGTCTGTGATTATTCTATTTCTCCTGTTTGCCCCATCTTGATTATTCTATTTCTCCTGTTGAAACTATATTAACCAGTAAGAATTTATGATATTTTTGGTAGGAATCAGGGAAGTATACTTTGGGTGTCCGAATGATAAATTCGGGGGATGTGGATCAGTCATGTCACTGCATGAGAGCCTTTCGTCGGATGACTTGACAGGGTGAGGGGATATCAGCGGCAAATTGAAAACTCTCTGCTCATGTGAACAAACCTTCTTATACTTTGAATGTTAATAATGCCTTTCTACCAGTAGTTCAATATTCTATGATGTGTCATGACAAAGTTGGGCTTGCATAATCTTTCTGTTTGCATTGAATGCCATACATTCTTATTGAGTTCTCATGCATTCTTCTAATTCCAAATTATGTTAGTTATTTAGGTTACTCACAAATTGTACAACTAACATGGTCTCATGCGTTTCTTTTGCTAGGAGCCAAGATACCAGATCAAGAGGTTTTAAATGTACTGGGGGGATAATGGCGGAAGAGGCAGTCGCTCTTTTTAGAAATTTCTATGAACAAGGAAACCCGAATGGTTTGTTCTTTTACATTCACATTTCACATATTATTCCACAATTCCTGGCATGGTTGCTTTAATTCAGTTCTTACTTCCGTGTTAAAATGTTGCTTAAAGTTCGAACTGTACTGGTTCTGTTTATATGAGTTGGGGTCTCGTAGAAGTTAGCACTAGGGATCCGGTCAGTGTACTTCCATATTCTATTAGAATCAGAACCACAAGTGTAAGCATCAAAGAAACTTTTGCCATGTCCTTTAATGTTATATATGATGACGACGGCTTTCTCATGCATTTCAGCACCGAAGCCACACAGACCtgtccgagtggatcagcagtgACTTGTTTGTTAGTCGTGCTGATGAGGAAGATCTCAGGTATTCCGATTTAAACAATGGATGGCAAGCTGCTTTAGGTTTGTCCGGTGATTTAGAGTTGAGCATTGCTGTGTTGAATTGTACGTAtctgtgtactccctccgtttctaaatataagcccTTCTAGCGAttccaatatggactacatacggatgtatatagacgtattttagagtgtagattcactcatttgctctgtatgtagtccttgttggaatctctaaaagggcttatatttaggaacgaagggtgTAGTTTGCTATATGGGCTTGCTGTTGTTCTTTTGCTGATCTAAACTACTACTGTACATCATTTGTTTTTGAGGTTGCTGTTGTTATTTTGCAGATCTACATCCTACAGGTCAGGCGATTCAAGAAGATTCTCTCCACTATTGATTAGCTTGTGTTAACACTGAATTCAGCCTTACTTAGTTGCAGCTATCTATCATCTAGACATTTGGTTTGTCCTTTATGGGAAAATAAAAGAGAAACCAAATGTGTTACGCAAATTGTTATATATTACTATTGCTCTTAAATGCAATTCAATTGATAGTTTGATCATTGCAGCGCATTTCCTGTTGCCTACCTTGCTACTAATTGAGTCTCTTGCAATTTGTTTGACTGAAATGTGAAATAGAGAAGTTGGCTTTGAATATAGCTTACACTTTGGCAGTACATTTCCATGTGTTACAACATCATTCGATGCTTCCGTTGTTTGGCTCCTGACCACCAGGCTGCCTCTTGCTGTGGTGACCCGATCAGATGGCTCGCCTGCCTCTGGGCACCGCGAACAGGACTGTCGCCTTTGCCATCCCACCAGCAGAGCTCTTAGTCACTGCACGCGCCCCTCCGGACTGGTCATGCCCTTCCGTGGAGACATTCTGGGGCTGCCCTTGTTGAACGCCCAAGCTCCTGTTCTTGATGCTGCCAGTAAAGGTTGTGCTGGGCACGACAGTTGCAAGGTCTCCAGACACTCTGTGTTCATCGCTTGGTGCTGAGCTGCAAGGCATGTTGGACACGGCTCTCCTCCCTCTGCGCATGCTAGAGGACTATTTGTGCTCGTGGTTGGCACGTGCGACCATCCTATTGGAGTTTGCAGATGTGTCCGATGGTGAGAGGAGGACAGGAGGTTGAGCACAGGCTCCCAGGGACCTTGCTCATCAGACAGCATCGTTGATGGCCCATTGCAGGCGATGCAAGCGCTGCTGGTGGCAGAAGATGGGTATCAAGGTGTTGTGGGCAACTTCCACTGTGTTCGGTTGAGGTCATCAGAGTTAGTTGAAGCTTATGGAGCCCAAGTTGGTCTCCATTGGCAAGGTGGCTGCTGAGTTCAACCTTGCTACTTCTGGTTCTGATGATGTGTTGGCTGTTAAAAAGGGTGCCACGTTGACCAGAGGGGACGATGCCACTGTTCATGCCCCCTCGAAGCTGATCAAAGGTCTGCTTATCATGCCTTCGATCACCCAAGGTTTGAGCCGCCTTGTCAATGAGAGTAAAGTCAAGAATGTCAACCAGGGGATTAATGTCTCCTTGGGAAATGTGACAACCTTGCAAGATGTTAGTCTCAAGGATGTGTTTCTCGCTCAGgtatttttttctttattttgggaGTAGTCCGCTTGAGATTTGTGTTGTGTGATGCGCGGTGGTGGGCGTCTTCTGGGTGTTTGTCATGTAGCCGGCGAGAGTGGGCGTGGCCATGGTGTCTCGTGATGTCAATGGGATTCCCTGTTTGTATTGGTTTTCGTCCACTTTTTCATAATTAACTGGACAACCATCTTCTTCTTGATTAATAAAAAAGCTTTTGGCTCGCTTAAACAAAAGTGACAAATATTCTTCTGcaaaatactccctctgttcctaaatatttgtctctctagtgatttcaacaagtgactatataCGAAGCTAAATGAGTGAatttacactctaaaatatgtctatatacatccgtatgtggtagtccatttgaaactctagaaagacaaatatttaagaaTGAAGGGAGTATAATGCAATTCAGCGTTATGTAATTCTGCCACATCTAATTTAATTTTTGTTTACCTAGTTATGACTGACTTGCATAATATTTGGTTTAGATCTTCGTTGTTGTTAGCACTACCTAGAAGCGTTGTTGTCTAAGCAGTTGTCTCTGAGAAAAAGCTATAGGAACTCTGACTTGAGAAATGCTAACGATTCATACGGGATTGAATTTACCGACGATCGTGGTAAATCATGGTTTGGTATTTAGGGGAAGAGGAGGGTCCACCCCTAAAAACCAGGGAGATGATTAGTTGTAGATGGATCCGTGATAAATGAAGTTGTCATTGTATTATTCAATTATTGTCAAAGTTACCACTATGTTGGTATCAAAGTTACCATGTGGCAAAGCACATGAAGTTTGGAAGCTTCTAGGGGTCTATGGTATCATAAAAAAGGCATGCTAGGTCGATTTATGAGGCGACATACCATGATATTCAAGCCTTGGGTTGCCCAGACTAAGAGAAACAAGGCTACAACAAGGTAGTATTTGTGGTATGAGTGTAGGAAACTTACTCATGGAGAACAACCCTAAGTGCTTCGCAAATTAATTTTGCGGTAAGAGGGTTGGCGGAAAATTATGTTATTGCATGCAAGCCTAAGGCAAAGGTTCGAACTCGTCTCGCACTCGGGGCTGTAGGACTGACCTCGTCCCCCTCATGGTGCTGCAGGACCGAACACGCCTCGCACTCGGGGCTGCAGGACGGGTCGATGTATGCCAGTGTTGGCCGGCCTACTGGGTCTCGATGCTGGGGACGCCCAGGGGTGCGAAAGGTGGGACCTTTCCGCTCGTCTCTTTGGTTGGGGTAGCGGTGGGTCTCGGGTGAGGTGGTGTCAAGGTCTTGGATGCCGAGACGGCGGCCCTGGTGGCAGTAGCGCGGTGCTCTTGGGCAGAGCCTGTGGCTTGCTGCTGCCTGGTGGCCATGGCCATGTGGGCGGCGTGGTAGCTGGGGTGTGGCGTTCGGTGGCGGCGAGTGTTGGTCGAGGTGAAAACTTGTTCTATCTTCGGACGGACCGGCGGCGGCGAAactcgttcccttcttgaaggcgtcgtcaTGGCTCTCACCGCCCGTCGTGCGGCTCCAGGGGAAACTCCGATCCTTGGATCGGGCGGTGGCAGCGCTCCAGTGTCATATCCTTCCTGAAGGTGTCGTCTTGGAGTCCACAGTTCGTCGTATGCGGCTTCATCTCTTCGTGGCGGTAGTGCTAGGGTGTTGTTGTTGCGTTCAACGCCTATGTATCCTGCCTTGGGTGTACGTGTGTGGTGGTGGCGTGCGTTTATACCGGGTGATGTTGAttttgctttatatataaagcaggGCGAAAGCCTTTTTGGATAAAGGTTCGAACTGTTGGATGGGCGAAGCCATGGGCAGGTTACATGAAGTTAAATGTTGATGATGGGTTCGCTTATGATTTGCTAGAAGGGACTCTAGGTGCCATCCTCCAGGACCATAACGGCAAGTTCATACTTGCAACAAATGAAAAAGTGGACATCTGCTTTGATTCCTTCACAACAGAGGTGATAATGGTGAGATTTGGTATGGACCTTGCACGAACTGTTGGTTGTAGCAAGATTGATATTACATCCGATAGTGCAGAGGTCATTTTGGCTTTGCAAGAGGGCATCTCTTGTTCAATAGCTAGTGCCATCTTTGATGATTGTTTCTACATGTCATTAGGTTTTCATCATGTTATTTATGATCACAATAATAGAGAGGGAAATCAGGTAGCTCAAGAACTAGCTAGGTTAGCTAGGTTCTCCCCTCCTAGAGGCGGTGGTATCCATGATTGTAATCGATGCAACAATTCTTATAAATGAATAAAGGAGGAGACAATTATTAAAAAAAAGTTACCATGTGGCAACTTTGATATCAACACAATGACAACTTCATTACCTCTAGATGACAACTTTTAAGATGGATTTGTTACCACCCCACAATAAGGAAAGTTACTAGGTGACAATTTTAATACCAATATCATCACAATTTTATTAATTACTAGGTGGCAATTTTTAAGATGATTTTTTGGGTCGAAATCTACACATATGTGATCTAGTATCAAACCTCTCGTCGAGACAAAGCCAACGGTGAAGACGGTTAGTAAAACCGAATATGGCATTTGGGAGTTAAACAATTTTAGAGTTTGTCCATCAAAAAAATGGTTGTTGTATAACCTTAGACACATGTCAAGGTCCAGAAGAAAATACATCCATTAGTGAATGACATCGGTTCATCACACCACAAACACATGTTCGATTTAGAGAGGATTGAGAGGGATTCAATCGTCTACAAgccccccctcccctctccccAATCCCCAATCCCCTCAAATCCTCTCCAATCCCCTTGGAAGGGGTTTAACCGAACAAGATCCTAATGATGTGCAACTCCTATGCATGATAGGTGTGGACGTGCCCCCTCACGTGTGTTATAAGCTTAGGGGTAGCTCTACTACTTTTGTATTGATGATGTAACTGTGGCGGGTGGAATCATGCTACCTTCAAACCTTTAGTTTCTATCATGCCGTCGTGTATGGTTTTGAATGATGGCTGCAAACCCTCTGGGATAGATCATTAGCTGCAATATTTGTGGTTTTAACCTTGGCCACAAGCATTCATGAGGACTTGAATCAGCATGGTGGGTTATACATCCATGCACACTAAAAGAGTGTGAATTTATTTTGCCTCTGATCATAATTATGCGATGTTTGTTAGACCTCTTCCAATGCATTGGTGCTAAAGTGAGGTGCTAAGTGCATTAAAATGCTTAGCAACTAATATCTCCAATGCACCGGTGCTTAGCTTTTGTAGCTAGACCTCCTTTATTTAATTGTTTAGTGACAAAACTCCTTTATGTATTGGTTGGTAGTCTTTTTTGTATAGGTTCTTGTGCTTAGCATTGGTTCTTCTTGGGGTCACTGTAATACTCTCTCTCCTCTTCAATTGCTTTGCCACATCAattttttttgcatatgtggCACCCTTAGCACCTGTCCATCATGGAGCACTGGGAAGGGCCTTATATCATCTCACTGACATTGAACTCATCTACATGCTTTTTTTGTACATATCAGTAATGAACAAGTAATGGACCGTTATGTGTTTTAAGCCTGCTTGTTTAAAAAAAACTGCATATGAAAAAGATCTGACTACTCCTTTTCAACAAACAATTAGATTTAGACAAAGTGCAGTATCACAAAACTAAACGAGGGTAGCAACACAGGTTGCATCGTCAAAGTGCAA encodes:
- the LOC125551848 gene encoding LOW QUALITY PROTEIN: octanoyltransferase LIP2, mitochondrial (The sequence of the model RefSeq protein was modified relative to this genomic sequence to represent the inferred CDS: deleted 1 base in 1 codon), translated to MPTTAGTRQRRRARLAAGLAAPASRTRSHSSEILARMFYSYGKHDLSHTWSSASSINAVADIGWARRAVGRALRAHVLRRLLTGQQSGEGATGSHPPTAEMGGGAARRVLEAWKLGVVKYGDALRLQERLVADRRAGRVPDLVLSLQHPPTYTLGKRRTDHNLLVPESSLAGLGAELYRTERGGDVTFHGPRQAVLYPILSLRDIGLGARRYVEGLESAMIEVASLYGVKARPGGACETGVWVGDRKIGAIGVRISSGFTCHGLAFNIDPDLGYFKHIVPCGIADKEVTSLRREAAVELPPDEVIHGQLVQSLATTFRFSDVKVKDDSECADMISSAATEQH